ttgttttatagaacAGCAGATTAAATTAcagtttaaattttctaatagtTGTTGAATGTTAATTCATATGAGACTCTTTAAATATGCGATCTGCAATGTATTTTATCTAGTTATTGGATTGTACCCAATGAAGAATGTATTAACTCGAAATATCTTATGCCAATTTATTCCAGGGTCGTTGTTTTCCCTGCGACGGAGACCATCGGTGTGGTAACATGGGCTATTACGCAGACCGCTCTCTTGGACGAGGACAACTTTACCTCCTCACTAGGGAAGAAGAACCTTTTTGTGGTAAAAAGCCACGATAACCAACTAACATCAACCATACTAATATTCTTATAAGTGCACTCGTACTTAAATAGCTTAaagtttttaactaattattgaCAATTCCTTTATTTTTACAGCCCACCAGTATCACGTAGCCCTGTGGGCGTCGAGCGAGACAGGCGATAAGCCCAATTATGGACGAATTACACTCACTCTACATGGTGATTCGGGCCTGAATGAATCGTTTCCTATGACCAAGTAAGTTTACAATATCAAACGGAAAcaagtattacataaataataaaaatacaacacaaGTATGTTCATATAGACTTCCAATATGGCTGCTAAAACAACCTCCTGTATGTTAGTTTTTGTATGTCATTCTCACAGTTAAGACAAATATAACGTCTATGCGTGCCAAAGAAAtagaacagaaaaaaaatgtgttgatGTACTCTTGTCCGCTTTCGGCCACGGCCGTCAATCTTAACGCACAGAAGGGAACTGCGCCGGAGATAACACATTACTCCTAATACGATGGAACGGCAATAGGAAATGACCAGACGGCAGCCCCAACGCCAGCAAGCGCGCTAACCCTTCcatcgtgtgtgtgtgtgtcaggCGGTCGGAGCGCGCGCCGAGCGTGCGGTTCGGGCGCGTGCTGGTGCCGCACCCCGCGCTGGGCGTGCCGCTGCGCGCGTCGCTGCAGTACGCCGCCTACAACGGCTGGCTCAGCGCGGGCGCGCGCGCCATGCTGCTGCACAAGCTCCTCATCACCGACAGCTTCGGAAAGACGTCAGTAGTCGaacttctgtttatttttttttatagtgtaacattacatttaatataccaCTATTGTATAGCCACAAATTatctattgttttttattaccgtTATAGAATACGTCCATTATTCCAAGAGATATTGTTCTGTATTTCGTGCACTTAGCAAATCTGAATCCAGAAATGACGTCTGTTtccaaaaatgaattaattcattcatcaagaaagttacactttttttttcgtatgtTGAGACATAAAGCGttgccttatttttttttacagatcaTCATTTTGCAAAGAATTACGGCTCGCATCGGATGAATCGGTCCAGTTACCGCTACATCCGGGTGATTGCAAAATTCAAGAGGTTTGTTTTTAGTGTTTAAAAGgcatatttttagatatacttttgttttatttcattaaaattaaatattttatattttagactgATGAACCACTAAATGAAACAATCGGTGAAATTGAGAACGGTGTAGAACACGTAACTAATACACCCTTAGAAGATCCACATGACAATGAACTTCCCGAAGAAAATCCGGACAGGCCATTTGTGCTGGTGGACTCCTACGAATGGGAGGATACAGCGGACACTGGCCGCGCGTTTGGTATGACAAATACAAAAACCGCACCGAGTGGACTTGTAGAGATAGCTGAACCAGTGCTACGGCCTCGACTTCGCAAAATGCCTAGACAAAGAGTAGATTCGCCAGACAACATTCATGAGATATCAGAACCCATTCTTCGTGCTACTCAACCACCCCGTAGCACGACACAGCCCCCATCTCGCAAGCCTAAAAACTATGATGTCTCAACAACAACAAGTGATGTTTCTTCAGACGAGCGAGCCGAAAAAGAAACAACTAGTTTTGCTGTACAATATCTGCCAGCGCGACTCGCGTCCTTCATCTCTAGAGCTGAACGCTACGCTCGAGATACACTTTTACCACTAGTTTCAGCGTACGCTCCTCGATTACCATTATTCGGATCACGTGAAGTTCCAAAGACAACCGCAAGATTTATTCCTACCGAAGAAGTGAACGTAACTAACTCCGTGCCTATTCCCATGCCTACATTAGAAATGAAGATAGAGTCTCTGCGGACAATGGGTCCTCCGGGAGAAAAACGCGAGTTCGAAACTCCAGAAGATCCCGATGTACCGGTAGTTATTTCTACTACGACTACATCAACTACCACTACCACTCCTACACCAACAACAACGACGACTGAAGCGATGCGTGCTGCTCCAGTAGAAATGTTGCAAGTGGTTGAAGGGCCAGCTGCTTCCACGAGTACAGCCCTCCCTCCCATCGCTTTGCGCAGCAAGGGCGAAAAGATTTTAATAGTATATCCAAGTAACGCCAGGGACGAAAGAAAAATTAAGTCGCATTCGTTCCCCGAAGAGATGCAGTTTGAGGCACTGTACAGGCACACGGCGGAACCGCAGGCGGTTCGAGTAGATTTGCCTACATTCACACCGCCAGTGTCGACCGAAAATCCACTACCAGTAACTTCCACAACTCCGAGTGCAAAACCATCTGATAGTCATTACATTCCAGTTCCATATTCTAATTCTAATAAACATGATCAAGATATAAAATCTAAACTCAGATAAATAGATATctgaattgataaattaatactaCGCAATGTAAATAAACACCTTAGTGTACGCGTATTGTCCATTCGAATTAAAGGAGCAGAAAAGGTAAATGACTAAACAACTTATTACTTCGattttacgttattattaattcatgtctttttttttaaataatatactgacAAAATAGCACGGACAATAATGTCTTGTACTAAATGATGTCCTtaagaaaactaatttaaattttaatgttcgaAAGCTGATCGTTCTTTTTTACCAATTCTTTGATCATTCCGCAATAATGTTCTAAGGACATAGATGCTCAGCGAGCAGACaggttacatataatattaattggcGTATTGGTTTGTAGTGTAAATCCATTTGATCACTCCCCCCTCcacgtaaaattattttcggCACGCATTAAATGAGTGATGTTCGGGGTTATAAGACATCTTAGTGTGCGTGTCGACTAAGAACAAagacaacaaaaaatacaaatcagattatatttgtcaagtttattttattaaaccacAGATAATTTCACGTTGAGGGGCGCGTcagaatgaatatatatacaaatatgatatGCCAAGTTATCAAAGGTGATAAAAATTGCTTCGACTAGAATCGaatgtattcgtttttttcTTATACCATAGAGTATGCATGTCGATATAGGTGTAGATGGCGTCTTATCGAATTTTTTATATCTGGATTTGTTCACACGATACATATACGCTCATAATAACAACTAGGACATTTTTGCAAATATTAGCAGTAATCTAATGGATAGTGTTGATAAGTACTTTTTAATCCTTATATTGGAATGGACAATAGCAGaataggtataatattatttaaaaagaatgtatataatttacattcatattattaccttattttatataaatgatataaaaaaaccgTGTAATGTTTGAACCAGCTTTATGtcgtatttgaataaattataaatgttgtgtacatacatattataaatagtgttaAGTTTGAAtaagaacaaatatattttttaataaaaagttatttattaaacattatgttttaaaacactTCATTCTCCTGGAATCGTTTTGCAATTGTGTAACATTAAGTAAACTAAACATCTTATTCtactttaaactaaaaactGGGAAAATTAAAGCAAACTGCAGCTTCGTGCTCACATTTTTCGAAGAGAAGGaactaatataaatgtttaacaaattGAATTGTCATCTTTAAAAAACTCAATACTAAGTTGTAGAAAAAATAAGAcggttataattaatttacagccAGAGATTCATTAAAGCTGTGTAGGCTAGTTTACTGAACAGTAATGATTTTTGTACATTTCAAATATGAATTACTTAATCGCTGGcacttttaaaactattaaggctatacaatatttattgctaaatattttcattttaatatttttccttcGTCAATACTGGAAACAAATGTATAGGGAATTGAATGGTCCTATTTCGTGATGGTGGAGTAGAAtatgttctttaaaataaacattattctcTTAAATTACCTAACTCTGTGCATCAAACTGTCCGGATGACACATTGCCAGACGAATATTACAAAACCCGTACACAGTTAGATGGGAGTGGTGCTACTTCATATACTTGTCGGAGTGCTGCGTGAGGATGCGAGCGGAGGACTTGGCGTCCAGGAACAGCGTGTGCACGTCGCGCACGTGCTGCGGACTGATGCGCGCCGCGCCCTCCGCGCGCGCCGCCAGCGCCGCCGGCGTCAGTAGCTGCGCCGCGTATCTGGCGCACacggtatattattttatacaactgatcacaaatttactttactttataactATCTTAAGCGAATGTATCTCtcgtctttattttattataacaacagTAATCAATTATTGGTATGTTATGTCTTTGAATGTTTTAAAGTATACCTGAGTGTACTGTTAGCGCCAACCTCTGACAATGCTGTGAGTGCCTCCTCGTCTATAGATATGCCCTCTGTTGATGCTCTcaatttcaatatctaaaaattttaatatatataaattagaagtACGGTAATTTGCTCACACTTAACTACACACTAAATACTTACTACACTCTATTTAgtgttagttttttatttagtttggttattttaaactaataagcGAGCTTTAGTTAtggtttgacaaaaaaatatcttacctgTAGGAGTTCAGCTTTGTTATAAGGCAACGTGCGAATTATTAAAAGCCTATCTAAAAGATCTAGTGGAATGCCATGAGGTGAGATAATATCTTCTGTCcctctgaaaaaaatacaaatattttattaaacttcaaaATTGATTATGTATACATAGTCTATTTGAATTGAAGAAGGAATTAAAGACACAACAAACCTTAGAGTTTCGTATTTACTAATCAGCAGAAATATTTCACTTCttgactaataatataatacagtaaCAAGATATGACAAACCTTATTTGGCAGCGTCCTCTGTTTGTGGCAAATATAACAATTGGAGCTATCGCAGATTCTAAGGCACGATGGAGATATGTAAATGTTTCTATGTCAAGCATATGAacctaaaaaatttaaacatcaattaccattataaaaatatagaaatatgaaactaaaaacaaacaataaatgcATACCTCATCAATGAATAAAACACCTGGTACTAATTCAGCTATTCCCTGGTCAATGTACTTATTAACTACTTTGTTGATTTCCTTTCTTAGTTTGTCTGTaaggaaacattatttttttaatacaaaatacaatattaggACAAATCGAAAACAATTATAGATACAAGATTTTATAAACAAGCAAatcattgaaaatttttaagataaaatatgaacttttttaatattatttcatgcaTGAACAAATAGAAGAATAATTAACCAGTAATTTCGGTTTTCTTTGGTTTCATTAGTTGCCCCATCATTGACATAATATCATGTCCTCCTTGAGGTCTGGCATTAGCACAATCTAGATCATGAAGGGTTACATCCTGGACAACTTCTTTCTTTTTGTGTACATCACCTTTAGGTAATGGTACATATTCTTCAGCCTTAAACAGATCAGAAAGAACATcagattgaaaatattaaatattatattgaattgaagTACATAACATATAGCCAATTCTAACCGCAAAAGGAGTAAAAACAAACAACcactttgacattgaataatATCAGCTGGAATTATATATGAAACTCATTatacatttgaaaaaattaaattttgaaaattatcatGCATTTAAGTAGAATAGGTGTTCATTTTCTTGTCATCTGTAGGCAAACTGGTCAGATCACCactttattgtacataatatagctATTAGCTAGTCTCATGAAATATGTTAATCttaggtttatttatcttttctcCTTCTTTGGTTTGAATAGGGTAATGATCAATCATGAgccttcgaaaaaaaaaaattaatgttaccTCTAAGTCAAACTCGGTAGCAAAAGTATCACTTCTGCCTTGCCTCTTCACAGCACCAGAGTTGGCTTCTATGTAGATAACATCTCCAACCTCAACTTTTTCTTTTTGCAGTGATTCATAAATAGTTGGATCTAACTTTAATTGTTTTGTACCTTTTGCAGTTTTAAGTCCAATAATAACATGTGAAACAGTTTTACCATAACCTGGAATATGAGAATTAGTATTAGTTAttagttgatatttttatgcatgcaataaacacaaacacattttttacttaaatataaaaaaataattttatttatattaacaatgaatCTACTTTCCACAGACTCCACATGGAATACACATAGTTCATTGCTAGCAGATTGTTAGtgtcaataatttatacattttgatattacattagtagaaaaacaaaatattaaatgatacttACCACCAGCTGGATTTTCTGTTTCCACAGGAGTGAGTTCAGTTACCTCCCCTTCATATACCTCTTTTGTTTCTCTTATGCGAAGCCCAATAGCACGACGAAAGTTTTCCATGAGCACTTCAGTTTTCTTAATTTCTGTGCTGTACACTTCACTACCCACCATAGGGCAGAAAGGTACCTGAAAAGCATTTCATGGATAGATGtttaaaactattacatttaatCAGATAGTAGATTTTTCTTAAATGCCAGATTGCATAGAGACTAATTTCAcaaataacataacaatttgtattttgttaacatttacCTTATTGCCAAGTTCCTGTGCTATAGCGAGTGCTATAGCTGTTTTACCAGTGCCTGGTGGCCCAGCTAGCAATAGAGCCCGACCAGCCATCTTCTTGCTTCTTATCATATCAACTACTATTCCTGCAGcctatgaaaataataactaatttaatatttcaaatagccTCAACTAACTATCAAACAATAATTACTAATgctgtattgtttttaaattgcccataaaataaattaaaaagtttaacaaTAGTTCTCGAAAATTTGTTAAGTATTTGTATTATGTGCTAGAAAAAGCAGGAATGGATAAAGATACCATGGTAACTAAACAAACTAACCTTAATGTTAGATCAATATcgtatactaagtattattgtaataaaacgcTACaactatattgattttaaatattagttataattaagattaaatttacgAAAGATTTAAAGAGTTTTTACTTCTCTTGCAGATTCTTGGCCCACGAGACCGGCTGCCATTTGAATAGGTACACCATTTTCATCTAATCCCAAACCCTTAATATGGCTATGTGCAGATATTCTCTGCGTTTTGGCAGTACTCTTAACTTCCtcgattttcatttttaaatagttatatttaaatctttaacttTATAAGATTCAATTGAAAACCAAATATCAACAACTCAGTCGCTGGTCGCCGTCACTATACACATTTCACAAacacgatttttaaaattttgacttAACCACTGAGTATAGTCACAGAGTGCTAATTCAATTtacattagtttattattttgctaaaattgggaataaatactaataaaatatattcattactaGTAAAATATCTTCTTTATCATAATgctgtctaaaaataaatttatgtattcgtAAGTTAAATAGCTTATATATTTTCCTTCGATTTTTTGACGGAAACCCGGTTGACAAATGACAGTTTCAAGTTTCAATAAATTTGTCTTGTAGCTATTGACATTATTTAACTATTcactatttcattttttatttatatacaactacattttaaaatcatacaatataatagattaattttCCTTCATTAAATACGACTTTTACAGGAAgtggtcaatttattatttgttattataatgcgCTAAGAAGCTCGCTAATGTGTTTCATACATATCGTATAATAATGGAGTATACAGCTCAAAATTTGGAATATGCTGTGTCTGTTTTTTATAACGGAGAACAACAAGACAGAGCAAAGGCACATGCATGGCTTACAGCCGCTCAGCGGCTTCCAGAAGCTTGGAATTTTGTGTGGGAATTACTTCAACCCAGCAAGGTAACATTTCgatgtttaacatttatattcgttttaaatggacctttaaattaaaaatcacttcCTTCAATTTTTAATGGATACTTCTTAATCTTTAAGAATTCACAATTATTAAGAACACAAAATTAGCTTGAAAATAACCTTTTAATGAGTGCATTATCTCTATATTTTAGACagcactaaaataaatttctatttataaaatatttttatatcttcagGGTACAGAAATTCAATTCTATGCAGCTACAACTCTGCACACCAAAATTCTTCGTTGTTGGAATGAAGTTCCTCCAGAAAGCTATTCTCAATTGAAAGAAAAACTATTACAAGCAGTAATTGGTTATTCCAAAGGCCCTAAAATTGTTACAAACAGATTATGTATAAGTGTgagtaaattatacaataaataacttaattttttttgcaatgttatttatcgaataaataaaattggttttaGCTAGCTGCATTTATTCTTCAACAAGGCTCGAGTGATTTAGCAGAAATTTTGAGGCCATTATCAACGACTGAAAACACTTCATTACTTCTTGAAGTATTAACTGTGATCCCTGAAGAagtaagtttttatgtaaaaatattgttttctatcTCCTTATACAATAATGACATGATTGTATATTTTgtcaaactgttttttttttttggagaaaatatagtttgtaaacaTAACATGAATTATTACATAGTTGAAGATGTATTTTGTTTCAGTATAATAGTATGACCATGGGAACATATTTACGGTCAAAAAATCGAGCAGCATTAAACGAAGCGAGCTGTATGGTCTTAGATGATATGCTGAGATATCTACAAAGTGTTTACaagttagttaatttttttttcaaataaactttttaaagtgTGTTCTTTATAGAATGAAATGAACCAatgataactttaaatatatatcaatttatagcTAGTTTAAAAATGTCCTTTGATTTTTGAGCACACTGTGTGACCAGACacacaatgtatttattacCAGACACACAGCTTTTTGCATAAATGTCTGAGCGGGTACCACTGGCTTGTTTTATAACAAACAGAATCACCtagtatttgttttcatttgctAGAACAGTGAGTGAGTCAGTCCAATGCTCACACAAGCagcataacatcttaaatatCATGGGTGGCGGTGCATTCATGGTGAATGAAGTGGTTAAAACTTCTTACAGCAACAGTGACTATGGTTAATTGATCACCTACCATATGCCTATTCTTTCGTaatgttattcaaattaaattaaaaaaaaattgttcacaGCGACTATAGCTGTCAACCACCAAGTGAAGAGACAGTTCAATCGTGGACAAATGCGGCGACGTGTGCGGCGAGTTGGCTCTCCCTGGGCGAGGAGGACGCGCTCGACTGCGCCACCACGCTGCCCGAGCGGGCGCCGCTCTGTCGCGCGCTGCACACGGCCGTGCACGTGCTCTGCACGTGTGTATGATCATgattataacaaacaaaatcgAGAGAGTTCATTCGTTTCGCTTTTCTCTTAATATCGCACACACTTGTCAGAGGTACTGAAAAGGCCGAAGCGCATCGACCACGCTCATGAACTAGTTTCGTATAAGCGTCGCTCACCCGAGCTCACCCCTCGCCCAGGTGGAACGAGGCGGTGAGCGACTCGGCGCTGGAGGCGTGCGAGGCGTGCCTGTCGGCGGTGCGCGCGGCGGGCACGGCGGGCAGCGCGCACAAGTTCGCGGCCGCGGCGCGCGCGCTGCTGGCCGACCTCGCCGCGCTCGCCGCGCCGCTCTTCGCCAAGAACGACTCGCCTAACTCGCTCAACGAGGTACGTGCAATGAAGCCGCGGTGCCGGAATATTAAGTCTACGTTGCAAAAACCCAAAAAAAATTGAGCAGGGAcccaaaatattaagtattgtagtGTTTTTTCAATTAGTACAGCCGGGTACCGACTATATTACTCTCTGACGAGTCAGGAGTTGCTGTCGGCTGTGATCACGTGCTGCGTGTCGGTGAGCGAGTGCCACGCGCGCGAGTTGGTGCAGGCGGCGGAGGAGGAGGAGCCCGGGGTACGCACGCTGCTGCAGCTGCTGCTGGCCGCCCAGGCCGCGCCCGGACACTACCCGCTGCACGAGACGCGCTCGAACCTCGTGTTCCGGCTGTGGTACACGCTGCAGGTGAGCGTACACCTACTCATATGCAATATcttgacaatttatttaacaatgtcttctttaagttttatttactctAAATcaactttgaatttttttatcgtGTTCAAGAATGAAATATCTCATACGTCGGACAGAACGCGGAAAATGAATCCACTGTGGCAGGAAGTGTTCACGCAACTTCTGATGACGCTGGTAAAAAAGTCCGAGATGCCCCCCGAGTCGGCACTCTCGCGCGTCGACCAGGAGCTCCTCCGATGCTACAGGCAGGACATCGCCGACATAGTGGTGAGTCGCGGCGAGCACTCCGTCGTCCGTTCGCCGGAGTCCCGGGTCACACACTAACGGCGCGGCGACGCTCCCCAGATGTACTGCTTCATCGTGCTGGGCGAGGCGAGCTGGGCGCTGGTGGAGAGCGCGTACGCGTGCGCGGACACGGCGGCGCAGCGCGAGGCGGCGCTGCACGTGTTCCTGGCGCTGGCCGACGCCGCGCcgcacgcgcacgcgccgcCCGCGCTGGGCGCGCTGCTGCAGCACGCGCTGCGCCtggccgccgccgcgcgcgaCGCCGACACGCTCACCACGGCGCTCGACTGCCTCGGTGCGCCTCTGCCTCTTGTCTGAACCCGCCATCGTTCGCTTGTTTTTGCCACCGCGAGTCGTGAATTTGGAGCTTTCCGAGCCGCCCATTTCCGAATACTGTAAACTATAACTTATCGCTAACCTGGCAGAAATTACAGTTCACATCTACTTGGTTCCATTAGTAAGATATCACttcgttttcatttaaaatttatatgaaaaaataaaacaaaggctGTGTGCGTTTGTTTTTTTGAAGTGATCAGCACTTTTTGAAAACGCCGAGGCAACATATTAACGAACTGTTTaagtctttttaatataaagcgaTGCGCAAACAACGAAGTCGGTACTGATACGACCCGCTCCCGCGCAGGCGCGTACGCGACGTGGCTGAGCTCGCTGGAGAGCGCAGAGGGCGCGGCGCTGGGCCGCGAGTGCatgcgcgcggcgggcgcggcgctgcAGCGCTgtcccgcgcccgccgcgctggCGCTGCGCAAGCTGTGCGTGGActgcgccgcgcccgccgccgcgctcgTCGCCGACATCGTGGGCGTCGCGCTGGCCACGGACGGGGACGCCTGGACGCGCCGCCAGCTGCTGAGCGCGGCGGGGGCGGCGCTGGCGGCGTGCGAGGTGTCGCAGGCGGCGCCGCTGCTGCGCGACCTGTCGCGCCGCCTGGTGGCCGACCTCACCGCGCAGGTCGAACGAGCTTCTTGTGCTTGGTTGTGCTCTCTCAGTAGATCACtaaatacagttttatcacAACTAGTATCGGTGACTATATATTACTCGTCTTCGGAGTTCACTTGCGGTGCGAATCGTGCGTTATGACGCGTATGACTCACATATTATGTGATAAGTTTATATActcttaactttaaataaaatatcaatttataagtaTTCCATTAGGGACtcacaatgttttattatttaaatctctcGACCTGATTTAATGTACCTATACTGTGTGTATGCGTGTCCGCAGGCGAGCGAGGGCGGCAAGTGCGGCGCGGCGGAGTGCGTGTCGCTGATGTCGGCGCTGAGCCCGCAGCCCGAGCTGGCGCTGCAGCTGTTCCGGGAGCTGCTCCCCGCCCTGCATCTGCTACCTAACAATGCGCAACTTACGCAAGTAAGGAGAATgattgtattattgtttaattgttaaatatttatcaccACTATCTACATAATTAACGCAATGcaatggttaaaataaaaaaaatatataaagatgaattATAGCcagagactctcttcgggatgttttttaacaaaataggaATAcacactgttgcgtcacaatatatttacaacgatATTATGTATACTAACAGTATCATTGATCACTCTGATAGagtcagtgataatcattgtatgtgcacggcaaggtatccgtttctataataaatttacgcagacatttttaacgttGCCGTTtctcaaattcaaataatttgtaaagaaggcatattattcaatacaagcttatatagataataaaaaagtgtggagctagtacttgttgacttccaggcaggatatattacatacatgtataaatataatagtatttaactaacatgactatgtatttttaaatgttgaaaaaagtaactactgagttttttgccggatcttctcggcagaatctgcattccgaaccggcggtagcttcaattagtatagtttgttaaacaacgattccaaagtgcttgtataaagtatattttgaaattgatttttttcagCCAATGTTTCAAATTCTGAAACAGACGATAGGAGCGGTGATGGATAACATCGAGCCTATCGTAGAGGACGTGGCGAAACTCATAATCGCCGGGTTCGAGACGCAACCTTGTCCCGTGGCACTGGACGTCGTTAAACTTGTGAGTAAAAAGTCTCTCTTACATAATGCTCGTTCACGTAATTTAAACGGGCTCCCTAATCGACGCGCGCCTTCAGTTCACAGTGCTGGTGGGCGGGCTGTGGGGCGGCGCGGCCGGCGTGCTGCGCTTGGCCGTGATGGCGACCGTGCGCGCGCTGGCCCCCGCCGCCGCCGAGCCCCCCTCGTCCCCCTCGGGCCCCTCGGGCCCCTCGCCCGCCGTGTGCGCCGCGCCCGAACTCGCTAAGGAGCTGTTCGCCGTGCTCACGGCGCTCACCAAGAAGATGCCGCACGTCATGGACTGGATCGAGGACCTGCTCCCCGATCTCGTCGATTTGGGTAAAAACACGCGATATAGGATTTCAGTTATTCTCAGtggatttatttaaatcgaGATACGAACATTATTGGCGTAGGCATCCTTGACCGACTACTTTGAGCATCGATcacagataatttatatttcaatatatcggTCTTAGGATTCATATTATTCGTATGTATTGAATACTGAAAGATTCTTTACGTGCAAAGTttgtattttagaaataaaaataatttgttatagtATGGTGGAAGTTCTGTTGGGCATAATCTCTAAGCTAAACGAATtcgataacattaaataatttaaccgaTCACAGTAACCTTGAAGGTGCATATATGATTTAGTGCATAGTACAAAAAGgtaaatttaattcgaaataaaatttactttttcccACTTAGATCGTGCACAGAAATGTTAATACAATAATGTAACATtcgtttagatttaaattaaatagagttTAGGGTTCGTTCTTTCTTCTTAAATCGGATGGCACATTACGGCGCGCAGTAACGGCCCGATGCGCTCGATGTGTTGCAGCGCTGAGCAGCATGCGCGCGTGGgaggcgcgcgcggcggcggcggcgtgcTGCTGGCTGGCGGCGCTGGCGCTGCACCGCGCGCGCGCGCTGCACCCGCGGGCGCCCGCGCTCACGCACGCCGCGCTCTCCTGCATCGGT
This genomic stretch from Vanessa atalanta chromosome 5, ilVanAtal1.2, whole genome shotgun sequence harbors:
- the LOC125063980 gene encoding importin-13; the encoded protein is MEYTAQNLEYAVSVFYNGEQQDRAKAHAWLTAAQRLPEAWNFVWELLQPSKGTEIQFYAATTLHTKILRCWNEVPPESYSQLKEKLLQAVIGYSKGPKIVTNRLCISLAAFILQQGSSDLAEILRPLSTTENTSLLLEVLTVIPEEYNSMTMGTYLRSKNRAALNEASCMVLDDMLRYLQSVYNDYSCQPPSEETVQSWTNAATCAASWLSLGEEDALDCATTLPERAPLCRALHTAVHVLCTWNEAVSDSALEACEACLSAVRAAGTAGSAHKFAAAARALLADLAALAAPLFAKNDSPNSLNEELLSAVITCCVSVSECHARELVQAAEEEEPGVRTLLQLLLAAQAAPGHYPLHETRSNLVFRLWYTLQNEISHTSDRTRKMNPLWQEVFTQLLMTLVKKSEMPPESALSRVDQELLRCYRQDIADIVMYCFIVLGEASWALVESAYACADTAAQREAALHVFLALADAAPHAHAPPALGALLQHALRLAAAARDADTLTTALDCLGAYATWLSSLESAEGAALGRECMRAAGAALQRCPAPAALALRKLCVDCAAPAAALVADIVGVALATDGDAWTRRQLLSAAGAALAACEVSQAAPLLRDLSRRLVADLTAQASEGGKCGAAECVSLMSALSPQPELALQLFRELLPALHLLPNNAQLTQPMFQILKQTIGAVMDNIEPIVEDVAKLIIAGFETQPCPVALDVVKLFTVLVGGLWGGAAGVLRLAVMATVRALAPAAAEPPSSPSGPSGPSPAVCAAPELAKELFAVLTALTKKMPHVMDWIEDLLPDLVDLALSSMRAWEARAAAAACCWLAALALHRARALHPRAPALTHAALSCIGGATPRNQMEPLAELLLALNRAQWLGEGGAKAAGGVEVGDLGVWLRVSLAHAGFPSTHATDAHKQKFIQAVLREKSSKRRLLESVQEFSLACRGLIGTEYARQSIASKQMIA